Part of the Streptococcus ilei genome is shown below.
CCGTTATGAAGATGCTCAATTAAAGTAGTTACTTTTGAAATTGCAAAAACAAAAACTAGGTCATAAAATAGTTCTGAAAATTCTACACGTTTATGCTTAATAAGAGTTGTCATATTAATACCTTTCTACTTTAGAAATACAATTCATTATAACAGAAAATGGTAATGAGAGAAAAAGGTTATGCTTAAATAATTTCATGTGGCGCGAATTGTAAAAACCTTGGACACATTTACCTCATGTACCAACTTACAGGCGGAGTGTTTGATGATTGGTAATAAAGAATGGGTGTTGAAACATTCAAGTTATTATCATACTGAGAAAGATGGAACAACAAAACGAGTTGAGTTCAATGCAACTAAGCAACCGGAAGAACTGAAGAATAAGATTATACAATAGAAAAAGCGAGCCTAAAACTCGCTTTTTTTATTTAATCTAATAGCTCCTTATTTTCAATTAAAAGTTCTAATGGAATGCGAAAAAGTGATAATTAAAGAGACGAAAAAGCTGAGAATATGATTTCCCAGCTTTTTTGAATGCGATAGAAATAGCAACTAGACTATTTACGAAAGGCCTCAATAATGTAGGTGAAGCCAGTAACTAAAACTGAAAAGGCAATGACATAAACGACAAAGACACCTGTAGCCACTGGATTGAACAGAATCACTAGACCTAGTAAAAATTCAAGCAAGGCTACCCACGTGATATTGCTACCAATAATAGGGAAATTCAATCTTAGACGATTGCCTTTAAAGAAAGCAATAATGGCTTCTACAATTAACCAAATTCCTACAATGGTCGGAATGACGACCGGCAGGGTCACAAAGCCATAAGCAACGAGGTAAAGAGCTAAGAGAAGACTAACAAATCCTTGGAAAAGATAAACAGGTGAGCGAAGCTCTTTTGGTGCAGAGAAATAGCCTAAAATAGCTGCTATAGAAGAAACCAGTAAACCAAATGAAATCCACCAGCTGTAAGCAACAAGATTAGCTACTGGGTTTGTAAATAGGAAAAGTCCTAAAAGGACAAAAACAACTCCTGCAAGGAATAGCAGTAAACGATTAGAAAATTTCATTTCAATACCCCCTATATAGTATAGTTTTCTAATAAAACTATTATACTTATTTTTATAGAAAATGTCAATAAAATAAATAAACAATTTGGAAGTTTCAGTCTGACTTACAAAAAGAAAAGGAGTTTTCACTCCTTTTCACAGATTTAAGACAAAGTCCTTATAAAAGTGTCTTCTAAAGATTTTAACTTCAATCTGAAGCGAGGATATCCTCGCTTTTTTTATTTAATCTAATAGCTCCTTATTTTCAATTAAGAGCTCTAGTGGAGATTTATCCCTTGCTTCAATAAAACCAGGTTCATATTGGTTATGAAGTGTTCTTTTCTGAGAAGTTGGATCAATATACAACTCATCTCCATCTTCTGTGTATAGTTGGTTGCCTCTTGTTAAGTAAAGTAAATCCTCTAAGTACTGTCCATCAGTTTCTAGAAAATCTTCGATATATTTGACAGCTTTTAAAATCTCACTTACTTTATCAGAGTATTCATTAGATTCAAGAACACTCTTTTCTAACTCAATCTCTTTACTCGTTCCAAAAAGTTGAGTTGGAGTTGCATTAAAATATTCTGCTATCTTATCCAAATTTGCAAAGGTAGGATAGCTTTTTTGTTTTTCATAATCAGAGATGGACTGTTTACCGATTCCTAAATCTTCAGCTAGTTGAGTTTGACTTACTCCTTTTTCTATGCGTAGGCGTGCCAAATTGGGTCCAAAATTTTGAATAATAAAGGTCATGGGAAACTCCTATTTTTATTTTTAACTTATTTTATCACCTATAAACTTACAAATCAAGTTTTTAGTTGACTGTTCTAAATATTTTTTATAAAATATATTTATAACTTATAAATAAGTTATAAATGATACAAAATGGTTCATAAGTTTAGGAATAGTGAGTGAGGAGGAAGTTGAGGAAGAGACTATGACTTATGACTATTCGAAGCTTTGGAGCTAGAAATTGTGTGGACAAGGACAAGGGACGAGCCTGACGGGAAGTCAGGCGAAGTCCTGCAGAGTGCCGTTCAGACAATTTCTAGCCAAGCAAAAGCTGGCTATTCTAA
Proteins encoded:
- a CDS encoding HdeD family acid-resistance protein, encoding MKFSNRLLLFLAGVVFVLLGLFLFTNPVANLVAYSWWISFGLLVSSIAAILGYFSAPKELRSPVYLFQGFVSLLLALYLVAYGFVTLPVVIPTIVGIWLIVEAIIAFFKGNRLRLNFPIIGSNITWVALLEFLLGLVILFNPVATGVFVVYVIAFSVLVTGFTYIIEAFRK
- a CDS encoding helix-turn-helix domain-containing protein, with product MTFIIQNFGPNLARLRIEKGVSQTQLAEDLGIGKQSISDYEKQKSYPTFANLDKIAEYFNATPTQLFGTSKEIELEKSVLESNEYSDKVSEILKAVKYIEDFLETDGQYLEDLLYLTRGNQLYTEDGDELYIDPTSQKRTLHNQYEPGFIEARDKSPLELLIENKELLD